In one Desulfoferula mesophila genomic region, the following are encoded:
- the aroF gene encoding 3-deoxy-7-phosphoheptulonate synthase — MALASKMEIEVEAVEAMAAGAVAHKLKPQALLVSREAKPQDTVVHAGPVSVGGGGFTVIAGPCSVENPEQMLCTARWAQRYGAAILRGGAYKPRTSPYSFQGLGREGLELLAQARRLTGLPIVTEVMDSSDIDLVAEYADVIQVGARNVQNFSLLRKLGEIRKPIFMKRGLMTTIKEFLSAAEYILAGGNDQVILCERGIRTFETATRNTLDLSAVCVLKEKTHLPVVVDPSHAVGNRRYVKPLARASLAVGADGIMVEMHCDPEKALCDGDQSLTPAEFKAMMEELNAMTALRRGWLAC; from the coding sequence ATGGCACTGGCAAGCAAGATGGAAATCGAAGTAGAGGCGGTAGAAGCGATGGCCGCCGGGGCGGTGGCGCACAAGCTCAAACCCCAGGCGCTTCTGGTGAGCCGCGAGGCCAAACCCCAAGACACCGTGGTGCACGCCGGTCCGGTGAGCGTGGGCGGCGGCGGCTTCACCGTGATCGCCGGACCCTGCTCGGTGGAAAACCCAGAGCAGATGCTCTGCACCGCCCGCTGGGCCCAGCGCTACGGCGCGGCCATCCTCCGGGGTGGGGCCTACAAGCCGCGCACCTCCCCCTACAGCTTCCAGGGCCTGGGCCGCGAAGGCCTGGAGCTTCTGGCCCAGGCGAGGCGCCTCACCGGGCTGCCCATAGTCACCGAGGTGATGGACAGCAGCGACATCGACCTGGTGGCCGAGTACGCCGACGTGATCCAGGTGGGGGCGCGCAACGTGCAGAACTTCTCCCTGCTGCGCAAGCTGGGCGAGATCCGCAAGCCCATCTTCATGAAGCGCGGCCTGATGACCACCATCAAGGAGTTCCTTAGCGCCGCCGAGTACATCCTGGCCGGAGGCAACGACCAGGTGATCCTGTGCGAGCGGGGCATCCGCACCTTCGAGACCGCCACCCGCAACACCCTGGATCTCAGCGCGGTATGCGTGCTCAAGGAAAAGACCCACCTGCCCGTGGTGGTGGACCCCAGCCACGCCGTGGGCAACCGCCGCTACGTAAAGCCCCTGGCCCGCGCCTCCCTGGCCGTGGGGGCCGACGGCATCATGGTGGAGATGCACTGCGACCCCGAAAAGGCCCTGTGCGACGGGGACCAGTCCCTGACCCCCGCCGAGTTCAAGGCCATGATGGAAGAACTGAACGCCATGACCGCCCTGCGCCGGGGCTGGCTGGCCTGTTAG
- the pheA gene encoding prephenate dehydratase, whose translation MNSAPSQIQPPSDQAQTAINALREEIDQVDRELMSLLNQRARLALDIGRLKKNAGLPVFVPERESDLLDKLAQGNHGPLPNRYLVSVFREVISACRSVQQPLKVAFLGPEFTFSHQAAVQHFGSSCGMAPQSGIAEVFREVESGRCQVGLVPVENSGEGAVGASLDQFMTTQLKVCGEVYTPINHVLMSQGDDLDAITTVYSHPQALAQCRGWLTRNLPQARVAEAPSTAAAARQAAETPGSAAIGAVAAARHHCLKVLAEGIQDYTYNTTRFLVIGKQDVPPCGQDKTSIVFLTAHRPGSLYKALGELAELGVNLSRIESRPTKDRPWEYAFFVDLNGHRQDPEVAQALAALESQVERLRVLGSFPAGEMLS comes from the coding sequence ATGAACAGCGCGCCCAGCCAAATCCAGCCCCCCAGCGACCAGGCCCAGACGGCCATCAACGCCCTGCGCGAGGAGATCGACCAGGTGGACCGCGAGCTGATGAGCCTGCTCAACCAGCGGGCCCGTCTGGCCCTGGACATCGGCCGGCTGAAAAAGAACGCCGGATTGCCGGTGTTCGTGCCCGAACGCGAGAGCGACCTGTTGGACAAGCTGGCCCAGGGCAACCACGGCCCCCTGCCCAACCGCTACCTGGTCAGCGTCTTCCGCGAGGTCATCTCCGCCTGCCGTTCCGTGCAGCAGCCGCTCAAGGTGGCCTTCCTGGGCCCGGAGTTCACCTTCAGCCATCAGGCCGCGGTGCAGCATTTCGGCAGCTCCTGCGGCATGGCCCCCCAGAGCGGCATCGCCGAAGTGTTTCGCGAGGTGGAGAGCGGCCGCTGCCAGGTGGGCTTGGTGCCGGTGGAGAACTCCGGCGAGGGCGCGGTGGGCGCGTCTCTGGACCAGTTCATGACCACCCAGCTCAAGGTGTGCGGCGAGGTGTACACGCCCATCAATCACGTGCTCATGTCCCAGGGGGATGACCTGGACGCCATCACCACGGTCTATTCCCATCCCCAAGCCCTGGCCCAGTGCCGTGGTTGGCTGACCCGCAACCTGCCCCAGGCTCGGGTGGCCGAGGCCCCCAGCACCGCCGCCGCCGCGCGCCAGGCCGCCGAGACGCCCGGCTCCGCCGCCATCGGGGCGGTGGCCGCCGCCCGGCACCATTGCCTCAAGGTGCTGGCCGAGGGCATCCAGGACTACACCTACAACACCACCCGCTTTCTGGTGATCGGCAAGCAGGACGTGCCCCCCTGCGGCCAGGACAAGACCTCCATCGTCTTCCTCACCGCCCACCGCCCCGGTTCTCTGTACAAGGCCCTGGGCGAGCTGGCCGAGCTGGGGGTAAACCTGAGCCGCATCGAAAGCCGTCCCACCAAGGACCGCCCCTGGGAATACGCCTTTTTCGTGGACCTGAACGGTCACCGCCAAGACCCCGAGGTGGCCCAGGCCCTGGCCGCCCTGGAGAGCCAGGTGGAACGTTTGCGCGTGCTGGGCTCGTTCCCGGCCGGGGAGATGCTCTCATGA